Proteins found in one Halobaculum sp. MBLA0147 genomic segment:
- a CDS encoding MBL fold metallo-hydrolase, whose translation MLPDTVHELSITGQQGDQTLTIHPLAVETPTGLLLLNVGLPGGADDLAAALADAGDGFDFGDVRGVVVTHQDGDHAGCLATVRERVAAAAGAEPTVYAHVADAPYVDGRAEPVKTGDDRYPPAAVDVEIVENVTFRTDAGPMRVVETHGHTPGHVSLYLPDAKHLLAADALRVDDEGHLAGPPPAYTPDEETATESVARLAELTVESVTCFHGGTVTADDDRIAEVAAGLREE comes from the coding sequence ATGCTCCCAGACACGGTCCACGAGCTGTCGATCACCGGCCAGCAAGGCGACCAGACGCTGACGATCCACCCGCTCGCGGTCGAGACGCCGACGGGCCTGCTCCTGCTCAACGTGGGGCTCCCTGGCGGTGCAGACGACTTGGCTGCGGCGCTCGCGGACGCCGGCGACGGGTTCGACTTCGGCGACGTGCGCGGCGTCGTCGTCACACACCAGGACGGCGACCACGCGGGGTGTCTCGCGACCGTCCGCGAGCGCGTCGCGGCGGCTGCGGGCGCGGAGCCGACCGTGTACGCGCACGTCGCCGACGCCCCGTACGTGGACGGCCGCGCCGAGCCGGTCAAGACCGGCGACGACCGCTACCCGCCCGCCGCCGTGGACGTGGAGATCGTCGAGAACGTCACCTTCCGGACCGACGCCGGTCCGATGCGGGTCGTCGAGACGCACGGCCACACGCCGGGGCACGTCTCGCTGTACCTGCCGGACGCGAAACACCTGCTCGCGGCGGACGCGCTCCGCGTCGACGACGAGGGACACCTCGCCGGGCCACCGCCGGCGTACACGCCCGACGAGGAGACGGCGACGGAGTCCGTCGCGCGACTGGCAGAACTCACCGTCGAGTCTGTGACCTGTTTCCACGGCGGCACCGTGACGGCCGACGACGACCGGATCGCGGAGGTCGCGGCCGGGCTCCGCGAGGAGTGA
- a CDS encoding long-chain fatty acid--CoA ligase codes for MTNLVTEVGATVESSPDETAVAFDGEAFSYRELWGQIGAFASGLSNVGVEPGDRVALYLPNLPQFVVGFHGTLRAGGVVVPMNPQYKAREIEHLLNDSGARVVVALADLAPFVEEVRDDTEVETVVTVGGEVETGDPFQSFLGDPEFETVPREPDDVACQPYTSGTTGQPKGVLLSHENLRSNAEVAATLAPGDGVHEADEMLGVLPLFHIYGMTVTMNSVLFSGATYSPLPSWDVEQALEVVQARDVTMFHGVPAMYNDVVTTDAGEADLSGLRLCGVGGSGIPEEVLRQFEDLYDAEIYEGYGLTETSPVTHFNTPDDGRRVGSIGTVLPGIEARVVDDDFASVDPVSEGPVDEDETDLDEVTGEIVVSGPNVCLGYHDRPEANEASFTEQDGHRWFHTGDVGYHDEDGFFYVVDREKHVIVTGGYNVYPREVEELLFEHEAVADAAVVGIPDERRGETVKAYVVRTPDADVTEDEIRDYCLANLAEYKHPREVAFVEELPRTTTGKVQKFELVEQSG; via the coding sequence ATGACGAACTTGGTGACGGAAGTGGGAGCGACGGTCGAGAGCAGTCCCGACGAGACGGCGGTCGCGTTCGACGGCGAGGCGTTCTCGTATCGAGAGCTGTGGGGACAGATCGGCGCGTTCGCGTCCGGACTGTCGAACGTGGGCGTGGAACCGGGTGACCGGGTGGCACTGTACCTCCCGAACCTCCCGCAGTTCGTCGTCGGGTTCCACGGCACGCTGCGGGCGGGTGGCGTCGTCGTCCCGATGAACCCCCAGTACAAGGCGCGCGAGATCGAACACCTGCTGAACGACTCCGGTGCGCGTGTCGTCGTCGCGCTGGCGGATCTCGCCCCGTTCGTCGAGGAGGTACGCGACGACACCGAGGTGGAGACGGTCGTCACCGTCGGCGGCGAGGTCGAGACGGGCGACCCGTTCCAGTCGTTCCTCGGCGACCCAGAGTTCGAGACGGTGCCGCGCGAGCCGGACGACGTGGCGTGTCAGCCGTACACCTCCGGGACGACCGGGCAGCCGAAGGGTGTGTTGTTGAGCCACGAGAACCTCCGGTCGAACGCGGAGGTCGCGGCGACACTCGCACCCGGGGACGGCGTCCACGAGGCCGACGAGATGCTCGGCGTGCTCCCGCTGTTCCACATCTACGGGATGACCGTGACGATGAACTCCGTGCTGTTCTCCGGGGCCACCTACTCCCCACTCCCGTCGTGGGACGTCGAACAGGCGCTGGAGGTGGTCCAGGCACGCGACGTGACGATGTTCCACGGTGTGCCGGCGATGTACAACGACGTCGTGACCACCGACGCGGGTGAGGCCGATCTCTCCGGGCTGCGACTGTGTGGCGTCGGCGGCTCGGGCATCCCCGAGGAGGTGTTGCGACAGTTCGAGGACCTGTACGACGCCGAGATCTACGAGGGGTACGGCCTGACGGAGACGAGTCCGGTCACGCACTTCAACACGCCCGACGACGGCCGTCGTGTCGGCTCCATCGGGACGGTGCTCCCGGGGATCGAGGCGCGGGTCGTCGACGACGACTTCGCCTCCGTCGACCCGGTGTCGGAGGGGCCGGTCGACGAAGACGAGACGGACCTCGACGAGGTGACCGGCGAGATCGTCGTCAGCGGGCCGAACGTCTGTCTCGGCTACCACGACCGGCCCGAGGCCAACGAGGCGTCGTTCACCGAACAAGACGGACACCGGTGGTTCCACACGGGCGACGTGGGGTACCACGACGAAGACGGGTTCTTCTACGTCGTCGACCGCGAGAAACACGTCATCGTCACGGGCGGGTACAACGTCTACCCGCGCGAGGTCGAGGAGCTACTGTTCGAACACGAGGCGGTCGCAGACGCCGCAGTCGTCGGGATCCCCGACGAGCGCCGCGGCGAGACGGTGAAGGCGTACGTCGTCCGGACACCGGACGCGGACGTGACCGAAGACGAGATCCGCGACTACTGTCTCGCGAACCTCGCCGAGTACAAACACCCACGCGAGGTGGCGTTCGTCGAGGAACTCCCGCGGACGACGACCGGGAAGGTCCAGAAGTTCGAGTTGGTCGAGCAGTCGGGGTAG
- the sod gene encoding superoxide dismutase: protein MTDYELDPLPYEYDALEPHISEQVLTWHHDTHHQGYVNGWNSAEETLAENREEHDFGSSAGAIRDVTHNSSGHILHDLFWQNMSPEGGDEPTGDLADRIEEDFGSYEAWKGEFEAAAADASGWALLVYDSFSNQLRNVVVDKHDQGAIWGGHPILALDVWEHSYYYDYGPARGDFVENFFEVVDWEEPSARFEQAVELFE, encoded by the coding sequence GTGACCGATTACGAACTCGACCCACTCCCGTACGAGTACGACGCACTGGAACCGCACATCTCGGAGCAGGTGCTCACCTGGCACCACGACACCCACCACCAGGGGTACGTCAACGGCTGGAACAGTGCCGAGGAGACGCTCGCGGAGAACCGCGAAGAACACGACTTCGGCTCCTCGGCGGGTGCGATCCGTGACGTGACCCACAACTCGTCGGGCCACATCCTCCACGACCTGTTCTGGCAGAACATGTCGCCGGAGGGTGGCGACGAGCCGACGGGCGACCTGGCAGACCGGATCGAGGAGGACTTCGGCTCGTACGAGGCCTGGAAGGGCGAGTTCGAGGCGGCTGCCGCGGACGCGTCCGGCTGGGCGCTGTTGGTGTACGACAGCTTCTCGAACCAGCTCCGGAACGTCGTGGTGGACAAACACGACCAGGGCGCGATCTGGGGCGGCCACCCGATTCTCGCACTGGACGTGTGGGAACACTCCTACTACTACGACTACGGCCCGGCCCGCGGCGACTTCGTGGAGAACTTCTTCGAAGTGGTCGACTGGGAGGAGCCGAGCGCACGCTTCGAGCAGGCCGTCGAACTGTTCGAGTAA
- a CDS encoding DJ-1/PfpI family protein, whose product MHVAITLYEGFDELDAVGPFEVFQNAGAGGADCSARLVTLSPTDTVTASHGLRVEPDGVLSDPDAADAPDLVVVPGGGWNDRAETGCRAEYESGALPTAVHEHHAAGATVASVCTGGMLLAAAGLLDGRPAVTHASALDDLRETGAEVREERVVDDGDVVTAGGVTSGIDLAVHLVEREFGAAVAEDVTTTMEYERRD is encoded by the coding sequence GTGCACGTCGCCATCACGCTGTACGAGGGGTTCGACGAACTGGACGCTGTCGGCCCGTTCGAGGTGTTCCAGAATGCGGGCGCGGGCGGCGCCGACTGTTCGGCGCGGTTGGTCACACTGTCGCCGACGGACACCGTCACCGCGAGCCACGGGCTCCGCGTGGAGCCGGACGGCGTCCTCTCCGACCCCGACGCCGCGGACGCCCCCGACCTGGTGGTCGTCCCGGGCGGCGGGTGGAACGACCGCGCCGAGACGGGCTGTCGGGCGGAGTACGAGTCCGGCGCCCTCCCGACGGCGGTCCACGAACACCACGCGGCGGGCGCGACGGTCGCCTCCGTCTGTACCGGCGGGATGCTCCTCGCTGCCGCCGGCCTCCTCGACGGCCGACCGGCGGTGACCCACGCCAGCGCGCTGGACGACCTCCGCGAGACGGGTGCGGAGGTGCGCGAGGAGCGGGTCGTCGACGACGGCGACGTGGTGACCGCCGGCGGCGTCACGAGCGGGATCGACCTCGCCGTCCACCTCGTCGAACGCGAGTTCGGCGCGGCCGTCGCCGAGGACGTGACGACCACGATGGAGTACGAGCGCCGGGACTGA
- a CDS encoding halocyanin domain-containing protein: MTDPEHTSTRRRLLAGAAGGLVLSLAGCLESTDDGPYGGYLSNANAFDGVTDRTGESEVRVTVGAGQGLAFDPAAVRISTGTTVVWEWTGRGGRHNVAAEDDSFASSYYVSEGETYERTFSEPGVVKYQCVPHSASGMIGVVEVVE; encoded by the coding sequence ATGACCGACCCCGAGCACACGAGCACGCGTCGGCGACTCCTCGCGGGTGCTGCCGGCGGGCTCGTCCTCTCGCTGGCGGGCTGTCTGGAGTCGACGGACGACGGCCCGTACGGCGGCTACCTGTCGAACGCCAACGCCTTCGACGGCGTCACCGACCGGACCGGAGAGTCCGAGGTTCGCGTGACCGTCGGCGCCGGCCAGGGGCTCGCGTTCGACCCCGCCGCGGTCCGCATCTCGACGGGGACGACCGTCGTCTGGGAGTGGACGGGCCGCGGCGGTCGCCACAACGTCGCCGCCGAGGACGACAGCTTCGCCAGTTCCTACTACGTCTCCGAGGGAGAGACCTACGAACGGACGTTCTCGGAGCCGGGCGTCGTGAAGTACCAGTGTGTGCCACACAGTGCCTCCGGGATGATCGGCGTCGTCGAAGTCGTCGAGTGA
- a CDS encoding sensor histidine kinase, which translates to MSDTRVVHVTTSDESAPLDDLWARLLDPDGVTRVGPASLATRWNVGDEDTTPASDGGSATERDVAESATDLPAPEAVDCVIVDDLGGWDGDATVLVDDLDALAGSGRVLLTAAARDATSERVEAADTGAADGTDDTHDTTTTSARETDTATLLGRLHEATRTLMRADDPPAVARAATAAADDVLGFPISGVRLYDPDAEVLRPVEMSPETDDHVGRRPAYSRGEAIHWRVFDEGESRAFADVSEIPDDVERSGSGSVIYLPLGTYGVFSVGRETGGEITDRDRRLAELLAANTTVALDRADRERRLREREGELTEKNDRLERFADAAAHDLRNPLNVVAANVDIARESADVVDHDPLAAAADATDRMAEVVDRYLTLARHGRVVEELETVSLARVAETAWATVATDAATLRVPPEDYSLEADPERLRTLFENLFRNAVEHAGPDVRVTVAGTPDATGFLVRDDGPGFGDTDPTDLFEPGGTGSDSDGFGIGLASVERIAEAHGWTVTAADAADGGAVFRFETDHRSG; encoded by the coding sequence GTGAGCGACACACGGGTCGTGCACGTGACGACGAGCGACGAGTCCGCGCCGCTCGACGACCTGTGGGCCCGACTCCTCGACCCGGACGGGGTCACACGAGTCGGACCCGCGTCCCTCGCGACGCGGTGGAACGTGGGCGACGAAGACACGACTCCGGCGAGCGACGGCGGCAGTGCGACGGAGCGCGACGTAGCCGAGTCGGCCACCGACCTCCCCGCACCCGAGGCGGTCGACTGCGTGATCGTCGACGATCTCGGCGGGTGGGACGGGGACGCGACGGTACTCGTCGACGACCTCGACGCACTCGCCGGATCCGGTCGAGTACTCCTCACTGCGGCCGCTCGCGACGCCACGAGCGAGCGTGTCGAGGCGGCCGACACCGGAGCGGCGGACGGGACGGACGACACGCACGACACGACCACCACGTCTGCACGCGAGACCGACACCGCGACACTGCTCGGCCGGCTCCACGAGGCGACGCGGACGCTGATGCGAGCGGACGACCCACCGGCGGTGGCACGCGCCGCGACCGCGGCAGCCGACGACGTGCTGGGGTTCCCGATCAGCGGCGTCCGCCTGTACGACCCCGACGCGGAGGTACTCCGGCCGGTGGAGATGTCGCCGGAGACGGACGACCACGTGGGGCGCCGCCCGGCGTACTCCCGCGGCGAGGCGATCCACTGGAGAGTGTTCGACGAAGGGGAGAGTCGTGCCTTCGCGGACGTGAGCGAGATTCCGGACGACGTGGAGCGGTCTGGCTCCGGGAGCGTGATCTACCTCCCGCTGGGTACGTACGGCGTGTTCTCCGTCGGACGCGAGACCGGCGGCGAGATCACCGACCGAGACCGCCGGCTGGCGGAACTACTCGCGGCCAACACGACGGTCGCGCTCGACCGCGCGGATCGCGAGCGACGACTCCGGGAACGCGAGGGGGAGCTCACCGAGAAGAACGACAGACTCGAACGGTTCGCCGACGCCGCCGCCCACGACCTCCGGAACCCACTCAACGTGGTCGCGGCGAACGTCGACATCGCCCGCGAGAGTGCCGACGTGGTCGATCACGACCCGCTGGCGGCCGCCGCCGACGCGACCGACCGGATGGCGGAGGTGGTCGACCGGTACCTCACGCTGGCGCGCCACGGTCGCGTCGTCGAGGAGTTGGAGACCGTCTCCCTGGCGAGGGTCGCGGAGACTGCCTGGGCGACGGTCGCAACGGACGCGGCGACGTTGCGGGTGCCCCCCGAGGACTACTCGCTGGAGGCAGATCCGGAGCGACTGCGGACCCTGTTCGAGAACCTCTTTCGCAACGCGGTCGAGCACGCCGGTCCGGACGTGCGTGTCACCGTCGCCGGGACACCGGACGCGACCGGGTTCCTCGTGCGCGACGACGGCCCGGGGTTCGGCGACACCGATCCCACGGACCTGTTCGAACCCGGTGGGACCGGGAGCGACTCCGACGGGTTCGGCATCGGACTGGCCTCCGTCGAGCGGATCGCGGAGGCACACGGGTGGACCGTCACCGCCGCCGACGCCGCCGACGGCGGCGCCGTCTTCCGCTTCGAGACCGACCACCGGAGCGGGTGA